A region from the Panicum hallii strain FIL2 chromosome 1, PHallii_v3.1, whole genome shotgun sequence genome encodes:
- the LOC112888587 gene encoding two-component response regulator ORR23-like isoform X1 — MRPEERNGAVRRVRDQFPVGMRVLAVDDDPVCLKVLETLLRRCQYHVTTTNQAVIALRMLRENRDLFDLVISDVHMPDMDGFKLLELVGLEMDLPVIMLSVNGETKTVMKGITHGACDYLLKPVRLEELRNIWQHVVRRKFSNRERANVDGYEECNRPLNADFDNVLDQTCVSPDQSGRPSKKRKEYYSEEEDEGEESNSQENDDSSAPKKPRVVWSVELHRKFVAAVNQLGIDKAVPKRILELMNVEKLTRENVASHLQKYRLYLKRLSAVASHQASIVAALGGSDPFMHMSAFEGLQSYQGFTSSAALSSFSPQGLLTRNNPTSFGIQGMAASRPIQIASVNSTISHSIGDTNKYQLSLPGTSNRPGNLAEGLKATSVGQVQLPQKWIQEETHDLSTIISGNGLVNGVPGALRSVADSPLLQQDLVERRQANIVIQRSSSANSEHLEGTTGVSSCLMDSHISQQSGLLLSAFSASAVPMNGSFSGTNVAKLGATSSGSTNICPSHDLRVARDNDVGDSSFGSVILLPPDTAQNQKYLNFGGGSSVRHNMDGGNADTLLDAKLAWSSLPTSQPPSNIGSHHPLSQRPNNGSLGVKMIEQTRASIAAPQTKFDMFISGDILTPKNASDLSFPRLNSELSSSSCSFDGLLNSIIKMPFHLTAVFIHVQEKDDASFSDDLGCDFYSLGACI, encoded by the exons ATGAGGCCTGAGGAGAGGAATGGTGCGGTGAGAAGGGTGAGGGACCAGTTCCCGGTCGGCATGCGGGTCCTCGCCGTGGACGACGACCCGGTTTGCCTCAAGGTGCTTGAGACCCTCCTACGGCGCTGTCAGTATCATG TGACAACGACGAATCAGGCTGTCATCGCCCTGAGGATGCTAAGGGAAAACAGGGACTTGTTTGATTTAGTTATCAGTGATGTGCACATGCCAGATATGGATGGCTTTAAGCTTCTGGAGCTTGTGGGGCTTGAAATGGACCTCCCTGTCATAA TGCTATCTGTGAATGGAGAGACAAAAACTGTAATGAAGGGGATAACTCATGGTGCCTGTGACTATCTCCTAAAACCTGTTCGGCTGGAAGAGCTTAGGAATATCTGGCAGCATGTTGTTAGGAGGAAATTCAGTAACCGTGAGCGTGCTAATGTTGATGGCTATGAGGAGTGCAACAGGCCATTAAATGCAGATTTTGATAATGTGCTTGACCAAACATGTGTGTCACCTGACCAAAGTGGAAGGCCCAGCAAGAAGAGGAAGGAATACTACAGTGAAGAGGAAGATGAAGGCGAGGAGAGTAATAGCCAAGAAAACGATGATTCTTCAGCTCCAAAGAAGCCAAGGGTTGTTTGGTCAGTTGAACTGCACCGAAAATTTGTTGCTGCTGTTAACCAGCTGGGAATTGACA AAGCTGTGCCTAAAAGGATACTTGAGCTCATGAATGTTGAGAAACTCACCAGGGAAAATGTTGCAAGTCACCTACAG AAGTACAGACTCTATCTCAAACGGCTAAGTGCTGTGGCATCACACCAAGCTAGCATTGTTGCTGCTTTGGGAGGCAGTGACCCCTTTATGCACATGAGTGCATTTGAAGGGCTCCAGAGTTATCAAGGTTTTACCTCTTCAGCAGCTCTGTCATCTTTCAGTCCACAGGGGTTGTTAACTAGAAACAATCCAACATCATTCGGGATTCAAGGGATGGCTGCTTCCAGGCCAATTCAGATTGCATCTGTAAATTCGACAATAAGCCATTCCATTGGTGACACAAACAAATATCAGCTTAGCTTACCAGGTACTAGTAACCGACCAGGAAATTTGGCAGAAGGTTTGAAGGCAACTTCAGTTGGGCAGGTCCAGCTGCCACAAAAGTGGATACAAGAAGAAACCCATGACTTATCTACTATCATTTCTGGGAATGGCCTGGTTAATGGTGTGCCTGGCGCACTCCGAAGTGTCGCAGACAGTCCTTTGCTGCAGCAAGACCTTGTTGAACGCAGACAGGCCAACATAGTTATCCAGCGGTCTTCATCTGCAAATTCAGAACATCTTGAAGGCACCACCGGAGTTTCTTCCTGTCTGATGGATTCTCATATATCCCAACAGAGTGGTCTTCTGTTGTCTGCGTTTTCTGCCAGTGCAGTGCCTATGAATGGCTCATTCAGCGGTACTAATGTAGCCAAGTTGGGTGCTACATCCTCTGGAAGCACAAATATTTGCCCCTCGCACGACCTGAGAGTAGCAAGAGACAACGACGTGGGAGATAGCTCTTTTGGTAGTGTGATACTTTTGCCTCCAGACACTGCACAAAACCAAAAATACTTGAATTTTGGTGGTGGAAGCAGTGTGAGACACAACATGGATGGAGGGAACGCAGACACTCTATTGGATGCAAAGCTTGCATGGAGTTCTTTGCCAACCTCTCAACCACCAAGTAATATTGGAAGTCATCATCCCTTGAGCCAAAGACCGAATAATGGTAGCCTTGGTGTCAAGATGATTGAGCAGACAAGAGCTTCAATAGCTGCTCCACAAACAAAGTTTGACATGTTTATTTCAGGAGATATACTGACACCAAAGAACGCATCGGATTTGAGCTTTCCTAGGCTTAACAGTGAGCTTAGTTCAAGCAGCTGCAGCTTCGACGGCCTTCTCAATTCCATAATCAAAATG CCATTTCATCTAACAGCGGTCTTTATCCACGTGCAGGAGAAGGATGATGCTTCCTTCAGCGATGATCTAGGATGCGACTTCTACTCCCTGGGTGCCTGCATATGA
- the LOC112888587 gene encoding two-component response regulator ORR23-like isoform X2, translated as MRPEERNGAVRRVRDQFPVGMRVLAVDDDPVCLKVLETLLRRCQYHVTTTNQAVIALRMLRENRDLFDLVISDVHMPDMDGFKLLELVGLEMDLPVIMLSVNGETKTVMKGITHGACDYLLKPVRLEELRNIWQHVVRRKFSNRERANVDGYEECNRPLNADFDNVLDQTCVSPDQSGRPSKKRKEYYSEEEDEGEESNSQENDDSSAPKKPRVVWSVELHRKFVAAVNQLGIDKAVPKRILELMNVEKLTRENVASHLQKYRLYLKRLSAVASHQASIVAALGGSDPFMHMSAFEGLQSYQGFTSSAALSSFSPQGLLTRNNPTSFGIQGMAASRPIQIASVNSTISHSIGDTNKYQLSLPGTSNRPGNLAEGLKATSVGQVQLPQKWIQEETHDLSTIISGNGLVNGVPGALRSVADSPLLQQDLVERRQANIVIQRSSSANSEHLEGTTGVSSCLMDSHISQQSGLLLSAFSASAVPMNGSFSGTNVAKLGATSSGSTNICPSHDLRVARDNDVGDSSFGSVILLPPDTAQNQKYLNFGGGSSVRHNMDGGNADTLLDAKLAWSSLPTSQPPSNIGSHHPLSQRPNNGSLGVKMIEQTRASIAAPQTKFDMFISGDILTPKNASDLSFPRLNSELSSSSCSFDGLLNSIIKMEKDDASFSDDLGCDFYSLGACI; from the exons ATGAGGCCTGAGGAGAGGAATGGTGCGGTGAGAAGGGTGAGGGACCAGTTCCCGGTCGGCATGCGGGTCCTCGCCGTGGACGACGACCCGGTTTGCCTCAAGGTGCTTGAGACCCTCCTACGGCGCTGTCAGTATCATG TGACAACGACGAATCAGGCTGTCATCGCCCTGAGGATGCTAAGGGAAAACAGGGACTTGTTTGATTTAGTTATCAGTGATGTGCACATGCCAGATATGGATGGCTTTAAGCTTCTGGAGCTTGTGGGGCTTGAAATGGACCTCCCTGTCATAA TGCTATCTGTGAATGGAGAGACAAAAACTGTAATGAAGGGGATAACTCATGGTGCCTGTGACTATCTCCTAAAACCTGTTCGGCTGGAAGAGCTTAGGAATATCTGGCAGCATGTTGTTAGGAGGAAATTCAGTAACCGTGAGCGTGCTAATGTTGATGGCTATGAGGAGTGCAACAGGCCATTAAATGCAGATTTTGATAATGTGCTTGACCAAACATGTGTGTCACCTGACCAAAGTGGAAGGCCCAGCAAGAAGAGGAAGGAATACTACAGTGAAGAGGAAGATGAAGGCGAGGAGAGTAATAGCCAAGAAAACGATGATTCTTCAGCTCCAAAGAAGCCAAGGGTTGTTTGGTCAGTTGAACTGCACCGAAAATTTGTTGCTGCTGTTAACCAGCTGGGAATTGACA AAGCTGTGCCTAAAAGGATACTTGAGCTCATGAATGTTGAGAAACTCACCAGGGAAAATGTTGCAAGTCACCTACAG AAGTACAGACTCTATCTCAAACGGCTAAGTGCTGTGGCATCACACCAAGCTAGCATTGTTGCTGCTTTGGGAGGCAGTGACCCCTTTATGCACATGAGTGCATTTGAAGGGCTCCAGAGTTATCAAGGTTTTACCTCTTCAGCAGCTCTGTCATCTTTCAGTCCACAGGGGTTGTTAACTAGAAACAATCCAACATCATTCGGGATTCAAGGGATGGCTGCTTCCAGGCCAATTCAGATTGCATCTGTAAATTCGACAATAAGCCATTCCATTGGTGACACAAACAAATATCAGCTTAGCTTACCAGGTACTAGTAACCGACCAGGAAATTTGGCAGAAGGTTTGAAGGCAACTTCAGTTGGGCAGGTCCAGCTGCCACAAAAGTGGATACAAGAAGAAACCCATGACTTATCTACTATCATTTCTGGGAATGGCCTGGTTAATGGTGTGCCTGGCGCACTCCGAAGTGTCGCAGACAGTCCTTTGCTGCAGCAAGACCTTGTTGAACGCAGACAGGCCAACATAGTTATCCAGCGGTCTTCATCTGCAAATTCAGAACATCTTGAAGGCACCACCGGAGTTTCTTCCTGTCTGATGGATTCTCATATATCCCAACAGAGTGGTCTTCTGTTGTCTGCGTTTTCTGCCAGTGCAGTGCCTATGAATGGCTCATTCAGCGGTACTAATGTAGCCAAGTTGGGTGCTACATCCTCTGGAAGCACAAATATTTGCCCCTCGCACGACCTGAGAGTAGCAAGAGACAACGACGTGGGAGATAGCTCTTTTGGTAGTGTGATACTTTTGCCTCCAGACACTGCACAAAACCAAAAATACTTGAATTTTGGTGGTGGAAGCAGTGTGAGACACAACATGGATGGAGGGAACGCAGACACTCTATTGGATGCAAAGCTTGCATGGAGTTCTTTGCCAACCTCTCAACCACCAAGTAATATTGGAAGTCATCATCCCTTGAGCCAAAGACCGAATAATGGTAGCCTTGGTGTCAAGATGATTGAGCAGACAAGAGCTTCAATAGCTGCTCCACAAACAAAGTTTGACATGTTTATTTCAGGAGATATACTGACACCAAAGAACGCATCGGATTTGAGCTTTCCTAGGCTTAACAGTGAGCTTAGTTCAAGCAGCTGCAGCTTCGACGGCCTTCTCAATTCCATAATCAAAATG GAGAAGGATGATGCTTCCTTCAGCGATGATCTAGGATGCGACTTCTACTCCCTGGGTGCCTGCATATGA
- the LOC112888703 gene encoding pentatricopeptide repeat-containing protein At5g27460, whose amino-acid sequence MAAAAARRSRRLAGFLLLACRTPNPKPLSSSASSAPPTTARVREDIDLTRRLLRLRFRPPRGAAAAAVERWARERGHVSQPELRRAIVQLRGTRRYEHALEVFSWMDSCNTLKLSSWDHAARLGLIAKAHGASQAEEYYKKLKNAAAKRAASFPLLHCYVSERNVKKAETFMSELQSCGLPVDPHSFNEMMKLYVATCQYEKVLSVIDLMKRNNIPRNVLSYNLWINACAQVSGVASVQSVFKEMVNDDMVEIGWSTYGTLANIFRMHGLTTKAQACLRKAETKLSPTGRLGYSFLMTCYAALNDSDGVMRLWEASKSVPGRIPNANYMTAMLCSIKVGDISRAEWIFGSWEVVCRKHDVRVSNVLLGAYVRNGWIEKAERLHLHMLEKGARPNYKTWEILMEGYIQSTQMDKAVDAMKKGLSLLKSCHWRPPLELLEAIAKHFEEQGSADDAYRYAKVLQRFKLTSLPLYKSLLRAYINADIVPPNILEMIAKDQIIMDEEMDRLIILAGKIDITCNGLPFTGTGNHQSNDK is encoded by the exons ATGGCCgctgctgccgcgcgccgctcgcggcgcctcgccggcttcctcctcctcgcctgCCGCACACCGAACCCTAAACCCCTCTCCTCCTCGGCCAGCTCCGCGCCTCCCACGACCGCCCGGGTCCGCGAGGATATCGACCTCACGCGGCGCCTACTCCGGCTCCGCTTCCGTCCGCCGCGCggggccgccgcggccgccgtcgaGAGATGGGCCCGGGAGCGCGGCCACGTCTCGCAGCCGGAGCTCCGTCGCGCAATCGTGCAGCTCCGGGGCACACGCCGCTACGAGCACGCCCTCGAG GTTTTCTCTTGGATGGATTCCTGCAACACTCTCAAATTGTCATCATGGGATCATGCAGCAAGACTGGGCTTGATTGCTAAAGCTCATGGCGCTTCACAAGCTGAGGAATATTACAAGAAACTAAAGAACGCTGCTGCCAAAAGAGCTGCATCATTCCCTCTACTCCACTGCTATGTTTCAGAAAGAAATGTAAAGAAGGCTGAAACCTTTATGTCTGAGTTGCAAAGTTGTGGGCTGCCTGTTGATCCTCACTCATTcaatgaaatgatgaagctctaTGTTGCAACCTGTCAGTATGAAAAAGTCCTCAGTGTAATTGACCTCATGAAACGCAATAATATTCCCAGAAATGTTCTCTCCTACAATCTCTGGATAAATGCATGTGCTCAAGTCTCTGGTGTTGCCTCAGTACAATCAGTGTTCAAGGAGATGGTGAATGATGATATGGTGGAGATTGGTTGGAGCACATACGGCACATTAGCCAACATCTTCAGGATGCACGGACTGACTACTAAAGCGCAAGCTTGCCTTAGGAaagctgaaacaaaactttcGCCAACAGGGCGCTTAGGATACTCCTTCCTAATGACATGTTATGCGGCTCTGAATGACAGTGATGGAGTTATGAGACTGTGGGAGGCTAGTAAAAGTGTCCCAGGTAGAATCCCCAATGCAAACTACATGACTGCAATGCTATGTTCAATAAAAGTTGGTGACATCAGCCGGGCTGAGTGGATCTTTGGAAGCTGGGAAGTAGTGTGCAGGAAGCATGATGTGCGGGTTTCAAATGTTCTTCTTGGTGCTTATGTGAGGAATGGGTGGATTGAAAAGGCTGAGAGACTCCACCTCCACATGCTGGAGAAAGGAGCCCGTCCAAATTACAAGACATGGGAGATATTGATGGAGGGATACATTCAGAGTACGCAGATGGACAAAGCTGTGGATGCCATGAAGAAAGGTTTGTCTTTGTTGAAGAGCTGCCATTGGAGACCTCCACTTGAACTGTTGGAGGCCATTGCAAAACATTTCGAGGAGCAAGGCAGTGCTGATGATGCATATAGATACGCTAAGGTTCTCCAAAGGTTTAAGTTGACAAGCTTGCCCCTATACAAGTCATTACTTCGAGCGTATATCAATGCTGACATTGTGCCACCGAATATCCTTGAGATGATAGCAAAAGATCAGATTATTATGGATGAAGAAATGGACCGATTGATCATACTTGCTGGTAAGATAGATATCACATGCAATGGATTGCCTTTTACTGGAACAGGCAATCATCAGTCAAATGATAAATAA
- the LOC112873167 gene encoding alpha/beta hydrolase domain-containing protein 17C gives MGNVTSSVAARLAFFPPEPATYGVEPAQDGAGAGGLLRMTGVSSDAGVEVRALPTRAGTRVVSAFWRHPSARLTLLYSHGNAADLGQMLGLFLELRAHLRVNIMSYDYSGYGASTGKPSEYNTYYDIEAVYDCLKKEYGIDEEELILYGQSVGSGPTLHLASRLEKLRGVVLHSGILSGIRVLYPVKVTLWFDIFKNIDKIKQVDCPVLVIHGTADDIVDFTHGKRLWELAKEKYEPLWVKGGGHCNLETHPEYIRHLRKFINAMEKLAKDKAPKASQVAPSSSMADVKHNKCLKFGKK, from the exons ATGGGCAACGTCACGTCGTCggtggcggcgcggctggcCTTCTTCCCTCCGGAGCCGGCGACGTACGGCGTCGAGCCTGCCCAGGACGGCGCCGGCGCAGGCGGGCTGCTGCGGATGACGGGGGTGTCGTCGGACGCGGGTGTCGAGGTGCGCGCGCTGCCCACCAGGGCCGGCACGCGCGTCGTCTCGGCCTTCTGGCGCCACCCCTCCGCGCGCCTCACGCTGCTCTACTCCCACGGCAACGCCGCGGACCTCGGGCAGATGCTCGGGCTCTTCCTCGAGCTCCGCGCGCACCTCCGCGTCAACATCATGAG CTATGATTACTCAGGCTATGGTGCTTCTACAGGAAAA CCATCAGAGTACAACACATACTATGATATAGAGGCAGTTTATGATTGCTTGAAAAAGGAGTATGGGATAGACGAAGAGGAATTAATCCTGTATGGGCAATCAGTTGGAAGTGGACCAACACTGCATTTGGCCTCACGTTTGGAAAAGTTAAGAGGGGTTGTCCTTCACAGCGGTATACTCTCTGGCATACGGGTTCTTTATCCAGTGAAAGTGACACTTTGGTTCGATATCTTCAAG AACATTGACAAAATAAAGCAGGTCGACTGCCCTGTGTTAGTCATACAT GGGACAGCCGATGACATCGTTGACTTCACCCATGGCAAGCGGCTGTGGGAGCTAGCAAAGGAGAAGTACGAGCCCCTATGGGTGAAAGGCGGGGGTCACTGCAACCTGGAAACTCACCCCGAATACATCAGGCACTTGCGCAAGTTCATAAACGCGATGGAGAAGCTCGCGAAAGATAAAGCACCCAAGGCATCCCAGGTGGCGCCTTCGTCGAGCATGGCCGACGTAAAACACAACAAGTGCTTGAAATTCGGGAAGAAATGA